In Ascochyta rabiei chromosome 11, complete sequence, the following are encoded in one genomic region:
- a CDS encoding endoribonuclease ysh1, which produces MASKRKHAAMEPEDAEPIDPADELMFLCLGGGNEVGRSCHILQYKGKTVMLDAGMHPAYEGLSAMPFYDDFDLSTVDVLLISQYVSTPAFGPSIQVRGPGVSLQSYMHGGLWAANLFFHVDHAASLPYVLAKTNFKGRVFMTHPTKAIYKWLIQDSVRVGNMSSSSETKIQMYTEQDHLNTFPMIESIDFYTTHTVSGIRITPYPAGHVLGAAMFLIEIAGLNILFTGDYSREDDRHLVSASVPKEVKIDVLITESTFGISTHTPRVERETQLMKAITDILNRGGRALLPVFALGRAQELLLILDEYWGKHPQYQKVPIYYNSSLARRCMQVYQTYVGAMNDNIKRLTKQRFAEAEAEGDVGRRGAWDLRFVRSLKNLERFDDMSGCVMLASPGMMQSGTSRELLERWAPDPRNGVIITGYSVEGTMAKQIVHEPEQIPAIMTRAANNSRRVGQRENEQIMIPRRCTVQEYSFAAHVDGKENMEFVQEVAAPVVILVHGEKGNMTRLKSKLLGFNAHKAVPTKIYSPANCEELRIPFKTDKIAKVVGSLAAIQPPLPRSLKAPGEDGESEQVVEENESNALISGVLIQNDFKISLMAPEDLKEYAGLTTTTIVCRQHLTLSAAGTELIRWALEGTFGAIKETEITDKAVDGKEVNGNGMKEDADEDISRTSVQFTVMDCVNVLVQPGGRVEVSWEGNAINDGIADAVLAVLFTVESSPAAVRQSSRQHAHSHAHPEKPTPPKHHPHATSDPSTRLARLLLFLEAQFGESAVSPIAYPRSSLSNPNTTTSSTDDESHTLTLSADDKSELKRLHNQGIPVPGIEIKFDRFVARVWLEDLDVECANNAFRARVKAVVERAVETVSGLWR; this is translated from the exons ATGGCGTCCAAGAGGAAGCATGCGGCCATGGAGCCCGAGGACGCGGAGCCCATCGACCCAGCCGATGAGCTGATGTTCTTGTGCTTGGGCGGCGGCAACGAGGTCGGCCGCTCCTGCCACATCCTCCAGTACAAGGGCAAGACAGTCATG CTTGATGCCGGCATGCACCCTGCTTATGAAGGCCTGTCGGCCATGCCCTTCTACGACGACTTTGATCTCAGCACAGTAGACGTGCTCCTGATATCACAGTATGTATCCACACCTGCCTTTGGTCCTAGCATCCAAGTGCGCGGGCCAGGCGTATCACTGCAGTCGTACATGCATGGGGGACTATGGGCGGCCAACCTCTT TTTCCACGTCGATCATGCAGCCTCGCTCCCCTACGTCCTGGCCAAGACAAACTTCAAGGGCCGAGTCTTCATGACGCACCCCACAAAGGCCATCTACAAATGGCTCATCCAGGACTCCGTACGTGTCGGCAACATGTCGAGCTCGTCAGAGACCAAGATCCAAATGTACACCGAACAGGACCATCTCAACACCTTCCCTATGATCGAATCTATCGACTTCTACACCACGCACACCGTCTCTGGCATCCGCATCACCCCTTACCCCGCTGGACACGTACTGGGAGCAGCCATGTTTCTGATCGAGATCGCCGGCCTAAACATCCTGTTCACTGGTGACTACTCACGAGAAGACGACCGACATTTAGTCTCTGCTTCTGTTCCGAAGGAGGTCAAGATTGACGTACTCATCACCGAGTCAACCTTTGGTATCTCCACACATACACCGCGCGTTGAGCGCGAGACCCAATTGATGAAGGCCATCACCGACATCCTGAACCGCGGCGGCAGAGCATTGCTCCCTGTATTCGCCCTTGGACGAGCTCAAGAGCTGTTGCTCATCCTCGACGAGTACTGGGGCAAGCATCCGCAGTACCAAAAGGTGCCCATCTATTACAACTCCAGTCTGGCCAGGAGATGTATGCAGGTCTACCAAACCTACGTGGGTGCCATGAACGACAACATCAAGCGCCTCACCAAGCAGCGATTCGCCGAGGCGGAAGCCGAGGGCGATGTAGGCCGCCGAGGAGCGTGGGATCTCCGCTTTGTGCGTTCGTTGAAGAACTTGGAGCGTTTCGACGACATGAGCGGATGTGTCATGTTGGCTTCGCCTGGTATGATGCAGTCTGGCACATCTCGTGAATTGCTCGAACGATGGGCACCAGATCCAAGGAACGGTGTCATCATCACCGGTTACTCGGTCGAAGGCACCATGGCCAAACAGATTGTTCACGAGCCTGAGCAGATTCCTGCAATCATGACACGAGCAGCAAACAACAGCCGCCGCGTGGGTCAGAGAGAGAACGAACAGATCATGATTCCCAGACGCTGCACCGTGCAAGAGTACAGTTTCGCCGCCCACGTCGACGGCAAGGAGAATATGGAATTCGTGCAGGAAGTCGCCGCGCCGGTAGTC ATCCTCGTCCACGGTGAAAAAGGCAACATGACACGTCTCAAGTCCAAACTTCTCGGCTTCAACGCACACAAGGCAGTGCCTACCAAGATCTACTCGCCCGCCAACTGCGAAGAACTCCGGATTCCTTTCAAGACAGACAAGATTGCCAAAGTTGTCGGCTCGCTCGCTGCTATCCAGCCACCTTTACCTCGCTCGCTTAAAGCACCTGGTGAAGACGGTGAGTCCGAGCAAGTTGTTGAAGAAAACGAGAGCAACGCTCTCATCAGCGGCGTCCTCATCCAGAACGACTTCAAGATCTCGCTCATGGCGCCTGAGGACCTTAAAGAATATGCTGGTCTCACAACGACAACCATCGTCTGCCGCCAACACCTTACACTGTCTGCTGCAGGTACTGAGCTTATTCGCTGGGCGCTCGAGGGCACCTTTGGCGCAATCAAAGAGACAGAGATCACCGACAAGGCAGTCGACGGCAAAGAGGTCAATGGTAACGGCATGAAAGAAGACGCTGACGAAGACATCAGCCGCACAAGCGTCCAATTCACCGTCATGGACTGCGTAAACGTGCTCGTCCAGCCCGGCGGCCGCGTCGAGGTCTCCTGGGAAGGCAACGCGATCAACGACGGCATTGCCGACGCCGTCCTCGCCGTCCTCTTCACCGTCGAAAGCTCCCCAGCCGCCGTGCGCC AATCCTCCCGCCAACACGCTCACTCCCACGCCCACCCGGAGAAACCCACCCCGCCCAAACACCACCCGCACGCCACATCCGATCCCTCGACCCGCCTCGCCCGCCTACTCCTCTTCCTCGAAGCCCAATTCGGCGAATCCGCAGTCTCGCCAATCGCGTACCCACGCTCCTCGCTCTCCAACCCCAACACCACTACCTCCTCCACCGACGACGAAAGCCACACACTCACCCTCTCCGCCGACGACAAATCGGAGCTCAAGCGCCTGCACAACCAGGGCATCCCTGTCCCCGGCATCGAAATCAAATTCGACCGCTTCGTTGCCCGCGTCTGGCTCGAGGATCTGGATGTCGAGTGTGCGAATAATGCGTTCCGCGCGAGGGTCAAGGCGGTTGTCGAGAGGGCCGTGGAGACGGTTAGTGGTTTGTGGAGGTAG